The Theileria parva strain Muguga chromosome 1, complete sequence, whole genome shotgun sequence DNA window CTCTTGATTTAGCTGAGTACCTTTTAGTCAACTCTATTCTCACAATAACTCgtttatttcattttattttatttgtttttctcaaaaaattttagggaTGCTATTGACTGTAACTATGAGCAGTTTATGCATAGAATTTTGTACTCTACTTGTCAGAAGTTCCTTGACCTCTCGATTCCACAACGGTATTTTTATCCACTCATGATTATCTATAGGTTCAATAACAACGGCgcatttatcaaattatctAGCATGAACGTTTTATATAAGATTTTTGAACGttgttaatatattttgaACTTTATTTTGAAAGGTGTTAATATACATTGAactatacatattttaaagttgttaatttatcatataattccatatatacatttatacatatatgAATCAagttgtataaaattaatatatagtgAATAGGAGATTAGTCTAGTTTTTACATGTCTCCGTCATCATCTATTGCGACGTTTGCGGCGGCTTCAAGCTCACGCTCCGATTGTTGAACTAGCATAGGGTCAATTGCAATTTCAGGTGCCTTGGCGCACTCTCCGACAAAGACGAGCTGAGGTTTGTTTAGGAGCCTGCGAGCGAGCCACAAAAACGGACGCTCGAAGTTGTAATTGCTCCTGGCACTCAGGTCATAGTACTGAAGGTTCCTTTTCCTGTGGAATTGGATGTGGGCTGCCTTGACCTGCCTCTCCTTCACGTCAGCCTTGTTTCCGACCAGGACCATTGGAATGTTTTCGCACACCCTGACGATATCCCTGTGCCAGTTTGGGACGTTTCTGTAGGTGATCCTGCTGGTGACGTCGAACATTATGATAGCGCACTCCCCCTTAATGTAATAGCCATCTCTGAGTCCTCCGTACTTCTCCTGGCCCGCTGTATCCCACGCGTTGAATTGGACTGTGCCACAGTTAGTTCTGA harbors:
- the GSP1 gene encoding GTP-binding nuclear protein GSP1/CNR1; translation: MAEEVPQFKLLLVGDGGVGKTTLVKRHLTGEFEKKYIPTLGVEVHPLKFRTNCGTVQFNAWDTAGQEKYGGLRDGYYIKGECAIIMFDVTSRITYRNVPNWHRDIVRVCENIPMVLVGNKADVKERQVKAAHIQFHRKRNLQYYDLSARSNYNFERPFLWLARRLLNKPQLVFVGECAKAPEIAIDPMLVQQSERELEAAANVAIDDDGDM